The following are encoded together in the Synchiropus splendidus isolate RoL2022-P1 chromosome 7, RoL_Sspl_1.0, whole genome shotgun sequence genome:
- the LOC128762261 gene encoding eosinophil peroxidase-like yields the protein MSWCVTLFTLLVLQTQLTSVSGLSRDEIERFVLLAKTDVDAAYKYSRTVSLSRVRRNEATASDLLRLERQPSGLTRSAARASDYMDHAVRLIKRSLSSRHKRSLNATDGLPEETLKLVAELTGCSARHRVPVCETTGNLNTFRTASSVCNNRKNTRWGATNIPLTRWLPAEYQDNISQPKGWDAQRTVNGHLLPLVREVSNRILRTTTCNIKNDPLYSDMLTMYGQWIDHDLSFTPMSAVIRSFNNGMDCDKSCDRTEPCFPIKIPPQDPRFGRNSDQCLPFFRSASACGTGTTGYLFGKGVVREQMNGITSYIDVDQVYGSDDKRATALRDLSSDDGLLRVNPKYKDGERHLMPFTSAGANMCATRSRITGDKDVEETPCFFAGDKRANENIGLTSVHTLMMREHNRLARALRKMNAHWSGERIYQETRKIMGGYFQVITYRDYLPHIVGREFMDKKLANYPGYSESVDASVSNVFATAAFRFGHVAIQPILFRLDDKYKDHPTYPSPMLHKALFAPWRILHEGGLDPILRGLVGGQAKLNTQDSMMPDALRDRMFEFSANLAQDLASLNLQRGRDHGLPGYNKWRKFCNLSEPTNVAELTDVMENAELAHHLMGLYGTIDNIDVWLGGISEPFVKGGRVGPLFACLIGTQFERVRQGDRLWWEKDGVFTAAQRSSLKGTSFSRFICDNTGIDEVPKDPFLYRPRGDGYTKCEDIPAFDLSPWKDEAAP from the exons ATGAGTTGGTGTGTGACTTTGTTCACTCTTCTCGTCCTACAAACTCAGCTGACCTCAG TGTCTGGTTTGAGCCGGGATGAGATCGAGAGGTTTGTGCTGCTTGCCAAAACCGATGTCGACGCGGCCTACAAGTACTCACGAACTGT GTCCCTCAGCCGCGTGAGAAGAAACGAAGCCACAGCCTCAGATCTCCTGCGTCTGGAGAGGCAGCCGTCGGGTCTGACCAGGTCTGCTGCCCGTGCATCAGACTACATGGACCACGCTGTCAGACTGATCAAGAGGTCGCTGTCTTCACGTCACAAGCGCTCGCTGAATGCAACAG ATGGGCTGCCGGAGGAAACGCTGAAGTTGGTTGCTGAACTGACAGGCTGCTCAGCCAGGCACCGGGTCCCTGTGTGTGAAACTACCGGCAACTTGAACACATTTCGAACAGCAAGCAGCGTCTGCAACAACAG AAAAAACACCCGTTGGGGAGCCACCAACATTCCGCTCACCCGCTGGCTGCCTGCAGAGTACCAGGATAATATATCTCAGCCCAAAGGTTGGGACGCCCAGCGGACAGTCAACGGCCATCTCCTTCCTTTG GTCAGAGAGGTGTCCAACCGCATCCTCCGAACAACCACCTGTAATATCAAGAACGACCCACTCTACTCCGACATGTTGACCATGTATGGACAGTGGATTGACCACGATCTGTCCTTTACGCCCATGTCTGCCGTCATCCGCTCCTTCAATAATGGCATGGACTGTGACAAAAGCTGTGATCGGACAGAGCCCTGCTTCCCCATTAAG ATCCCCCCACAAGACCCTCGCTTTGGCAGGAACTCAGACCAGTGCTTGCCCTTCTTCCGCTCAGCTTCGGCTTGCGGTACTGGTACCACGGGTTACCTCTTTGGCAAAGGAGTTGTCCGGGAGCAGATGAATGGCATAACCTCATACATTGATGTGGATCAGGTTTATGGCTCTGATGACAAGAGAGCCACCGCTCTGCGGGACCTCAGCTCAGATGATGGACTCCTGAGAGTGAACCCCAAATACAAAGATGGTGAACGTCATCTCATGCCCTTCACCAGTGCTGGTGCCAACATGTGTGCGACTCGCTCTCGCATCACTGGCGATAAAGACGTTGAAGAGACACCCTGCTTCTTTGCAG GTGACAAGCGCGCCAACGAGAACATTGGTCTCACATCTGTGCACACACTGATGATGCGAGAACACAACCGTCTGGCTCGGGCTCTGAGGAAAATGAACGCTCACTGGAGCGGAGAGAGAATCTACCAGGAGACCCGGAAGATCATGGGAGGATACTTCCAG GTCATCACCTACAGAGACTACTTGCCTCACATCGTTGGGAGAGAATTCATGGACAAGAAATTAGCCAACTACCCAGGGTATAGTGAATCAGTGGATGCCAGCGTCTCCAACGTGTTTGCTACCGCTGCCTTCCGCTTTGGTCATGTGGCGATCCAACCCATCCTGTTCCGGCTTGATGACAAGTACAAAGATCACCCGACTTATCCTAGCCCCATGCTGCACAAAGCTTTGTTCGCCCCCTGGAGGATCCTCCATGAAG GGGGTCTTGATCCCATCTTGAGGGGTCTGGTGGGCGGACAGGCCAAACTCAACACGCAGGACAGCATGATGCCTGATGCTCTCAGGGACAGGATGTTTGAATTCTCCGCTAACCTGGCCCAGGATCTAGCATCCCTGAACCTGCAGAGAGGAAGAGACCATGGGCTTCCTG GATACAACAAATGGCGCAAATTCTGCAACTTATCAGAACCAACAAATGTGGCAGAACTGACTGACGTCATGGAGAATGCCGAACTTGCCCACCACTTGATGGGTCTGTATGGAACCATCGACAACATCGACGTGTGGCTCGGAGGAATCTCAGAGCCGTTTGTTAAAGGTGGAAGAGTGGGACCTCTGTTTGCCTGCCTTATTGGAACTCAGTTCGAGAGGGTCCGCCAAGGAGACCG GCTTTGGTGGGAGAAGGACGGGGTGTTCACTGCAGCCCAGAGAAGCTCCCTGAAGGGAACATCATTCTCCCGCTTCATCTGTGATAACACTGGCATTGATGAGGTTCCAAAAGACCCCTTCCTGTACCGCCCCCGAGGGGACGGCTACACTAAATGTGAGGACATTCCAGCGTTCGACCTCAGTCCATGGAAAGATGAAG CAGCCCCTTGA